A genomic region of Photobacterium swingsii contains the following coding sequences:
- a CDS encoding ABC transporter substrate-binding protein, translating to MYKNKITQALLVSAGLAVSAASFSALAAEVPEGVKLAAQQELVRGNGTEVASLDPHKTEGVPESNVIRDLLEGLVNQDGEGNTIPGAAESWETTDNRTFTFHLRKDAKWSNGDPVTAEDFVYSFKRAVDPATASPYSWYLEMTTMKNAEKIIAGKADKESLGVTAVDPYTLKIELESAVPYFVKMMGHTTVKPVNRKVVEKYGDDWTKPEHFVGNGAFVLDKWVVNERIVLKRNTKYWDNKKTVINQVTYLPIENQVAEMNRFLSGEIDITNELPNEHFRRLQKQHAEDVQIVGNLCSYYYGFNNAKAPFDDSRVRKALSYAIDRDVVTKALLGQGQKPGYFLTPEITANFNPVTPAYGKLTQKERNAKAKELLAEAGFDNSNPLEFTLLYNTSENHKKIAVAIASMWKKNLGVTANLENQEWKTYLDNRRQGNFDVTRAGWCGDYNEASSFLSLMQSNNSSNDPKYHSKEYDAVMQKALASTSDTEREALYIQAEKLLARDMPIAPIYQYVKARLVNPHVGGVAMNNAEDKLFSKDMYIIADK from the coding sequence TTGCTTCACTTGATCCCCACAAGACTGAAGGTGTACCAGAATCAAACGTTATTCGTGACCTACTTGAAGGCCTAGTTAACCAAGATGGTGAAGGTAATACCATCCCTGGTGCTGCCGAAAGTTGGGAAACAACCGATAACCGCACGTTCACATTCCACCTACGCAAAGATGCTAAATGGTCTAACGGTGATCCTGTTACCGCTGAAGATTTCGTTTACAGCTTTAAGCGTGCTGTAGATCCTGCAACAGCATCGCCTTACTCATGGTACCTAGAAATGACGACCATGAAGAATGCTGAAAAAATTATTGCAGGTAAAGCAGACAAAGAATCGCTAGGCGTGACAGCAGTGGATCCGTACACGCTGAAGATTGAACTTGAGTCTGCAGTACCTTACTTTGTGAAAATGATGGGCCACACAACGGTGAAGCCTGTAAATCGCAAAGTGGTTGAGAAGTATGGTGACGACTGGACTAAGCCTGAACACTTCGTAGGTAACGGCGCATTCGTGCTTGATAAGTGGGTAGTGAATGAGCGTATCGTACTGAAGCGTAATACTAAGTACTGGGATAACAAGAAAACTGTTATCAACCAAGTGACTTACTTACCAATCGAAAACCAAGTCGCGGAAATGAACCGCTTCCTATCGGGTGAAATCGATATTACCAATGAGCTACCGAACGAGCACTTCCGTCGTCTGCAAAAACAACATGCAGAAGATGTTCAAATTGTCGGTAACTTATGTTCTTACTACTACGGCTTCAATAACGCGAAAGCACCATTTGATGATTCACGTGTTCGCAAAGCTCTTTCTTACGCGATTGACCGTGATGTAGTAACGAAAGCACTATTGGGTCAAGGCCAAAAACCAGGTTATTTCCTTACACCTGAGATTACAGCCAACTTCAACCCTGTAACCCCAGCTTACGGCAAACTTACGCAAAAAGAGCGTAACGCTAAAGCGAAAGAACTGCTAGCAGAAGCGGGCTTTGATAACAGTAACCCACTTGAGTTTACGCTGCTTTACAACACATCTGAAAACCACAAGAAAATTGCTGTAGCAATCGCTTCTATGTGGAAGAAGAACCTAGGTGTAACAGCTAACCTTGAGAACCAAGAATGGAAAACTTACCTAGACAACCGTCGTCAAGGTAACTTTGATGTGACTCGTGCGGGTTGGTGTGGTGACTACAATGAAGCATCAAGCTTCTTGTCATTAATGCAAAGTAATAACAGTTCAAACGATCCTAAGTATCACAGCAAAGAATACGATGCAGTAATGCAGAAAGCATTGGCATCAACTTCGGACACAGAACGTGAAGCGCTTTATATTCAAGCTGAGAAACTTCTGGCTCGTGATATGCCAATTGCTCCTATCTACCAGTATGTTAAAGCACGTTTAGTTAACCCACATGTGGGTGGCGTGGCGATGAACAATGCTGAAGATAAACTCTTCTCTAAAGACATGTACATCATTGCTGACAAATAA
- the oppB gene encoding oligopeptide ABC transporter permease OppB, which translates to MIKLIAKRILEAIPTLLVLITISFFLMRFAPGNPFSSERPLPPEVMANIEAKYGLDKPVFEQYTTYLGNVLQGDFGPSFKYKDFTVNELVSKALPVSAKIGFFAFIFAVVMGVTVGTVAALKHNTWIDYTIMSTAMAGVVMPSFILAPVLIYIFAINLGWLPAGGWQDGSLKFMLLPMFGMSLLYVATFARITRGSMIETLNSNFIRTARAKGLSYPYIIVKHALKPALLPVVSYMGPAFVGIITGSVVIETIFGLPGIGKLFVNAAFNRDYSLVLGVTILIGTLTIIFNAIVDIVLAYIDPKIRY; encoded by the coding sequence ATGATTAAACTAATTGCTAAAAGGATTTTAGAAGCAATACCAACCTTGTTGGTGTTAATCACTATCTCTTTTTTCCTAATGCGTTTTGCACCAGGTAACCCTTTCTCTTCAGAGCGCCCATTACCACCAGAAGTAATGGCTAACATTGAAGCGAAGTACGGCCTTGATAAGCCTGTATTTGAGCAATACACCACTTACTTGGGAAACGTATTACAAGGGGACTTCGGTCCGTCTTTTAAATATAAAGACTTCACAGTTAATGAATTAGTAAGTAAGGCATTACCTGTTTCTGCAAAGATTGGTTTCTTTGCCTTCATTTTTGCGGTTGTTATGGGGGTTACGGTCGGAACGGTGGCCGCCTTGAAGCATAATACTTGGATAGATTACACCATAATGTCCACCGCGATGGCGGGGGTCGTCATGCCCTCCTTTATCCTCGCTCCCGTCTTGATCTACATTTTTGCGATTAATCTTGGTTGGCTACCTGCTGGTGGTTGGCAAGATGGCTCACTGAAATTCATGCTGTTACCTATGTTTGGTATGTCACTACTTTACGTTGCCACTTTTGCTCGTATTACCCGTGGTAGCATGATTGAAACACTAAACAGTAACTTTATTCGTACTGCTCGTGCGAAAGGCCTAAGTTACCCATACATTATTGTAAAACACGCGCTTAAACCTGCACTTCTTCCTGTTGTGTCATACATGGGTCCTGCGTTTGTCGGCATCATCACAGGTTCGGTCGTTATCGAAACCATCTTTGGTCTACCTGGTATTGGTAAGCTTTTTGTGAATGCAGCCTTCAACCGTGATTACTCATTGGTACTGGGTGTGACCATCCTAATTGGTACCTTGACTATTATCTTCAACGCTATCGTTGATATCGTACTGGCGTACATTGATCCGAAAATTCGTTACTAG
- the oppC gene encoding oligopeptide ABC transporter permease OppC, which yields MLVKKESVDAIEKFSDQLEIEGRSLWQDARTRFKRNKAAMVSLAILTLITLAVVFGPMFSQYAFDDTDWYALHAAPSLGAEGHFFGTDSLGRDLYTRTLVGGRISLMVGILGALVAVVIGTLYGATSGFIGGRTDRVMMRILEVLYSIPFMFFVIVLVTFFGRNIMLIFVAIGAISWLDMARIVRGQTLSLRSKEFIEAAEVCGVSRWKIITRHIVPNVLGIVAVYSTLLVPSMILTESFLSFLGLGVQEPMTSWGALLQEGSQTMEVAIWQLLFPAAFMVVTLFCFNYVGDGLRDALDPKDR from the coding sequence ATGTTAGTTAAAAAGGAAAGCGTTGACGCTATCGAGAAGTTCTCCGATCAGCTAGAAATTGAAGGTCGTAGTTTGTGGCAAGATGCCCGTACTCGATTCAAGCGTAATAAAGCGGCAATGGTGAGTTTAGCCATTCTCACGTTAATCACGTTAGCAGTTGTTTTTGGCCCTATGTTCAGCCAATACGCCTTTGATGACACCGATTGGTATGCACTCCATGCAGCACCAAGCCTAGGCGCAGAAGGGCACTTTTTTGGTACTGATAGCTTAGGCCGAGATTTATACACTCGTACTTTAGTTGGTGGTCGAATCTCACTGATGGTGGGTATTCTAGGGGCATTAGTTGCTGTTGTGATTGGTACACTTTATGGCGCCACATCTGGCTTTATTGGTGGCCGTACTGACCGCGTAATGATGCGTATCTTGGAAGTCTTGTACTCCATTCCGTTTATGTTCTTTGTTATCGTACTTGTGACCTTCTTTGGTCGAAATATCATGCTGATTTTTGTCGCCATTGGTGCGATATCTTGGCTCGATATGGCGCGGATTGTGCGTGGACAGACACTATCATTACGTAGCAAAGAATTTATTGAAGCCGCAGAAGTATGTGGTGTCAGCCGCTGGAAAATCATTACTCGTCACATTGTGCCTAATGTTCTAGGTATTGTTGCGGTTTACTCAACATTGCTAGTGCCATCAATGATCCTGACTGAATCATTCCTTAGCTTCCTTGGCCTGGGTGTACAAGAGCCAATGACAAGCTGGGGGGCATTATTGCAAGAAGGTTCTCAAACCATGGAAGTTGCTATCTGGCAACTGTTGTTCCCGGCTGCATTTATGGTCGTAACTTTGTTCTGTTTTAACTATGTCGGTGATGGTCTGCGTGATGCGCTTGATCCGAAAGACAGATAA
- the oppD gene encoding ABC transporter ATP-binding protein gives MSLLDVKDLRVEFTTQDGIVTAVNDLNFSLNQGETLGIVGESGSGKSQTVFAIMGLLAKNGIISGSAEFEGRNILNLPEKELNKVRAEQIAMIFQDPMTSLNPYMKVSDQLMEVLMLHKGMGKTEAFEESVRMLDAVKIPEARKRISMYPHEFSGGMRQRVMIAMALLCRPKLLIADEPTTALDVTVQAQIMEMLNDLKTDFNTAIIMITHDLGVVAGSCDKVLVMYAGRTMEYGKIDEIFYKPSHPYTEGLLRAIPRLDTEGEVLPTIPGNPPNLLRLPEGCPYQDRCHRVTSRCKQEAPDLKAFTEGRLRACFSDVGTW, from the coding sequence ATGAGCCTATTAGATGTTAAAGATCTGCGTGTAGAATTTACCACGCAAGACGGGATTGTGACGGCAGTTAACGATCTAAACTTCTCACTAAACCAAGGTGAAACCTTAGGTATCGTTGGTGAATCAGGATCAGGCAAAAGTCAGACTGTATTCGCTATCATGGGTCTACTCGCTAAAAACGGCATCATCAGCGGCAGTGCTGAATTTGAAGGCCGTAATATTCTTAATTTGCCAGAGAAAGAGCTTAACAAGGTTCGTGCCGAGCAAATTGCGATGATTTTCCAAGACCCTATGACATCGTTGAACCCATACATGAAAGTTAGCGATCAGCTAATGGAAGTATTAATGCTACACAAAGGTATGGGGAAAACCGAAGCATTCGAAGAATCTGTTCGTATGCTAGATGCGGTTAAAATTCCAGAAGCACGTAAGCGTATTAGCATGTATCCGCATGAGTTCTCAGGCGGTATGCGCCAGCGTGTGATGATTGCGATGGCACTACTTTGCCGTCCTAAACTCCTGATTGCTGATGAACCAACAACAGCTTTGGATGTAACGGTTCAAGCGCAAATCATGGAAATGCTTAACGATCTAAAAACTGATTTCAATACTGCGATCATCATGATCACCCACGACTTAGGCGTGGTTGCAGGTAGCTGTGACAAAGTATTGGTTATGTATGCTGGCCGTACTATGGAATACGGCAAAATTGATGAGATTTTCTATAAGCCTTCTCACCCATATACAGAAGGTTTGTTACGCGCTATCCCACGTTTAGATACAGAAGGTGAAGTATTACCGACGATTCCTGGTAATCCACCTAACTTACTACGCTTGCCAGAGGGCTGTCCTTACCAAGACCGCTGCCACCGTGTAACAAGCCGTTGTAAGCAAGAAGCACCTGATTTAAAAGCCTTCACGGAAGGTCGTCTACGTGCGTGTTTTTCTGATGTGGGGACGTGGTAA
- the oppF gene encoding murein tripeptide/oligopeptide ABC transporter ATP binding protein OppF yields MNTKKNLLLDIKDLKVHFNIAAKSAWPWAKPLKLKAVDGVDIRLYEGETLGVVGESGCGKSTFARAVIGLVEATDGNVVWLGQDLTKLPHNALREKRKEIQMIFQDPLASLNPRMTVGEIIAEPLKTFFPELSEDDVKGQVKQMMTKVGLLPNVINRYPHEFSGGQCQRIGIARALILKPKMIICDEPVSALDVSIQAQVVNLLKELQKEMGLSLVFIAHDLSVVKHISDRVLVMYLGNAVEMGESEALFAEPKHPYTRALMSAVPIPDPELERNKTIQLLEGELPSPINPPTGCVFRTRCPQATEACAQQKPSLKGDDVHAVACLNV; encoded by the coding sequence ATGAATACTAAAAAGAATCTGTTATTAGACATTAAAGACCTAAAAGTTCACTTCAACATTGCGGCTAAATCAGCATGGCCATGGGCGAAACCATTAAAGCTGAAAGCTGTTGATGGGGTTGATATCCGTTTATATGAGGGTGAAACGCTCGGGGTTGTTGGTGAATCAGGTTGTGGTAAATCGACCTTTGCTCGTGCAGTTATCGGTTTGGTTGAAGCTACAGACGGTAATGTTGTTTGGTTGGGACAAGATCTTACCAAACTGCCGCATAACGCCTTGCGAGAAAAGCGCAAAGAGATCCAAATGATCTTCCAAGATCCACTGGCGTCGCTAAACCCACGTATGACTGTTGGCGAAATTATTGCTGAGCCGTTGAAGACATTTTTCCCTGAATTATCAGAGGATGATGTGAAAGGGCAGGTTAAGCAGATGATGACTAAGGTCGGTTTGCTTCCAAACGTAATTAACCGTTACCCGCATGAATTTTCTGGCGGCCAATGTCAACGTATTGGTATCGCACGCGCATTAATTCTTAAACCTAAGATGATCATTTGTGATGAGCCAGTTTCAGCGTTGGATGTGTCTATTCAAGCGCAGGTAGTTAACTTATTGAAAGAGCTTCAGAAAGAAATGGGGCTGAGTTTAGTCTTTATTGCCCATGACTTGTCTGTTGTTAAACATATTTCTGATCGTGTACTCGTGATGTACTTAGGTAATGCGGTTGAAATGGGGGAAAGTGAAGCACTTTTTGCTGAGCCTAAGCACCCTTATACCCGCGCATTGATGTCTGCAGTGCCGATCCCTGATCCTGAATTAGAACGAAACAAGACTATCCAGTTATTGGAGGGTGAATTACCTTCACCCATTAACCCACCGACAGGTTGTGTGTTCCGTACGCGTTGTCCGCAAGCCACCGAAGCTTGTGCCCAACAAAAACCATCGTTAAAAGGCGATGATGTACATGCGGTAGCTTGTTTAAATGTGTAA
- a CDS encoding methyl-accepting chemotaxis protein, whose translation MRSLSVQWKITLLAGVGLLATITVLTGLSFYFSAQSQRLVNEQTFSSLREQSQSLVRVQAQRQAIHVKQYLDEAAHRAEMLAQSVLFLKFNAEENYTNSSELRGSINELLRRSVDNFSNIRGAFVVFNPDALDGEDGNYHGADYVGANDTGRFSPYWVTAEDGSAEQTIITESDITAAQHHRFSCSIDQQTACVLRPEYSANQVLISSITTPLIVDGKAIGLLGLDINLSALQSVISDVDSNLFDGSGKVSLLSDDGTIVAWDQSRQRVGSQFNVNDGLPSEMKNWLTNGAEYIGWSADQQWLSAYMPVVLGQSAWGVVIQLPTDKVLAEATALNTHIDALRVESSQVQIVASVVMALVGLIVVLFASAKLVAPIKLLAARLEDIASGEGDLTQRIQLDQQDEVGQLAMWFNRFLDKLQTTMKQVVVAVDEVDTTASEAAKVASNSRDGSQAQFKEVDMVATASEEMTQTAGEVVQHTQTALDAAQQAGEAAIAGQGVIHQSAASMTNLVERMEMAVPVAKELSNSSKNIDEILQVIGGISEQTNLLALNAAIEAARAGEQGRGFAVVADEVRQLASRTQDSVGQIREVIEQLQQGTRSVVAAIEEGNHLAGDTASQVSEAVTSLEQITDSVTAIQTMNEQIMRAAQEQQAVSGEVNRNVSNIRELSESILHQAGSSADISDRLTALAEQQKRLTGQFKV comes from the coding sequence ATGCGGTCACTTTCAGTGCAATGGAAAATTACTTTACTCGCGGGGGTAGGGTTATTAGCTACAATTACAGTACTTACAGGTCTGTCGTTTTACTTTTCGGCGCAAAGTCAGCGCTTGGTAAATGAACAGACATTTTCCTCTCTTAGAGAACAATCACAATCCTTAGTACGGGTTCAGGCACAGCGTCAGGCTATTCACGTTAAACAGTATTTAGATGAAGCGGCGCATCGTGCTGAAATGTTGGCACAAAGTGTTTTATTTCTAAAGTTTAATGCTGAAGAAAACTACACGAATAGTTCAGAGCTTCGTGGTTCAATTAATGAATTACTGCGTCGTTCTGTCGATAACTTCAGTAATATTCGTGGCGCCTTCGTGGTTTTTAACCCCGATGCACTTGACGGTGAAGATGGGAATTACCATGGTGCTGACTATGTTGGCGCAAACGATACGGGGCGATTCTCGCCTTATTGGGTAACGGCAGAAGATGGTAGTGCAGAGCAAACTATTATCACTGAATCCGACATTACAGCGGCCCAGCATCATCGTTTTAGTTGCAGTATTGATCAGCAAACGGCTTGTGTATTGCGCCCCGAGTATTCTGCAAATCAGGTATTAATCAGTTCAATTACTACCCCACTGATTGTTGATGGTAAAGCGATTGGCTTACTAGGGCTTGATATTAATCTCAGTGCTTTACAGAGCGTGATCAGCGATGTAGACAGCAATTTATTTGATGGCTCTGGCAAAGTGAGTTTATTGAGTGATGACGGCACGATCGTGGCTTGGGATCAAAGCCGCCAGCGTGTGGGTAGTCAATTTAATGTCAATGATGGATTACCGAGTGAGATGAAAAACTGGCTGACGAATGGTGCTGAATACATAGGTTGGAGTGCAGATCAGCAATGGTTGTCAGCGTATATGCCAGTCGTACTCGGGCAATCTGCATGGGGCGTTGTTATTCAGCTGCCTACAGACAAAGTACTTGCTGAAGCCACGGCGTTGAATACCCATATTGATGCGTTACGTGTGGAGTCGTCGCAGGTGCAGATAGTTGCCAGTGTTGTGATGGCTTTGGTCGGGCTTATTGTGGTGCTATTTGCTTCAGCAAAACTCGTTGCGCCTATTAAATTACTTGCCGCGCGTTTGGAAGATATTGCGTCTGGTGAAGGTGATTTAACTCAACGTATTCAGCTAGATCAACAGGATGAAGTTGGTCAGTTAGCCATGTGGTTTAATCGCTTTCTTGATAAATTACAAACGACCATGAAGCAAGTGGTTGTGGCGGTTGACGAAGTTGATACCACGGCCAGTGAAGCGGCTAAGGTCGCGAGTAATAGCCGCGATGGCAGCCAAGCGCAATTTAAAGAAGTGGATATGGTGGCGACGGCTTCGGAAGAGATGACGCAGACTGCTGGTGAAGTGGTACAGCATACACAGACGGCACTTGATGCTGCACAGCAAGCTGGCGAAGCTGCGATTGCAGGGCAGGGGGTCATTCATCAGTCTGCAGCGTCGATGACTAATTTGGTTGAACGCATGGAGATGGCTGTCCCCGTTGCTAAAGAACTCTCCAATAGCAGTAAGAATATCGATGAGATCTTGCAAGTGATCGGTGGAATTTCTGAACAAACGAATCTACTGGCATTAAATGCTGCGATTGAGGCGGCAAGGGCAGGCGAACAAGGCCGAGGTTTTGCTGTTGTCGCTGATGAAGTACGTCAGCTTGCGAGTCGGACTCAAGATTCGGTGGGACAAATCCGCGAAGTCATTGAGCAGTTACAGCAAGGAACGCGAAGTGTGGTTGCGGCAATCGAGGAAGGTAATCATCTTGCAGGTGATACGGCATCACAAGTTTCTGAAGCGGTGACGAGTTTAGAGCAAATTACGGATTCAGTGACTGCGATTCAAACCATGAATGAACAGATCATGCGCGCGGCGCAGGAGCAGCAAGCGGTATCGGGGGAAGTGAACCGTAATGTTTCGAACATTCGAGAGCTGAGCGAAAGTATTTTGCATCAAGCGGGCAGTTCTGCGGATATTAGTGATCGATTAACGGCGTTGGCCGAGCAGCAAAAACGCTTAACCGGGCAGTTTAAAGTCTGA
- a CDS encoding ribosomal protein uL16 3-hydroxylase translates to MYDFTFNFEQFLAEYWQKKPTIIKGGFKNFIDPISPDELAGLAMEDEVDSRYIAQHGDKWEVKHGPLTFNDVPEDHWSFIVQAANHWHEGAARLVTPFRLLPNWLMDDLMISYSTPGGGVGPHIDQYDVFITQGSGKRHWRVGPKNDDYEEEFRHPELRQIKSFDPIIDDVLEPGDILYIPPGFPHDGYAIETSMSFSVGFRSPKKQELLSSFADHVIANEIGDVHYHNPDLPARSNSGAILDAERQDLENMMRSLLDHPELMKDWMGEHLSQSRHELDLIAAEPLWENSETHQFFMANETLKRLGGLRAFYYPETPHIGYINGETVELPEECSQVIIALCDQEALDGDTLGAMREHPAVIDLLTQLINQGSWYPAE, encoded by the coding sequence ATGTACGATTTTACTTTCAACTTCGAACAATTCCTTGCCGAATATTGGCAAAAAAAGCCCACGATTATTAAAGGTGGCTTCAAAAACTTTATTGATCCAATCAGTCCTGATGAATTAGCAGGATTAGCAATGGAAGATGAAGTTGATTCCCGCTACATTGCTCAGCATGGTGACAAATGGGAAGTTAAACACGGCCCACTAACCTTTAATGATGTACCTGAAGATCACTGGTCTTTCATCGTTCAAGCTGCAAATCATTGGCACGAAGGCGCAGCTCGCCTTGTGACCCCATTTCGTCTATTACCAAACTGGTTAATGGATGATTTAATGATAAGCTACTCTACCCCAGGTGGTGGTGTTGGTCCGCATATCGATCAGTACGATGTCTTTATCACTCAAGGCTCAGGCAAACGCCACTGGCGTGTCGGCCCCAAAAATGACGATTACGAAGAAGAGTTTCGTCACCCTGAATTACGCCAAATTAAATCTTTTGACCCTATCATCGACGATGTACTTGAACCTGGTGATATTTTATATATTCCACCAGGCTTCCCGCACGATGGCTACGCGATCGAAACATCAATGAGCTTTTCGGTCGGTTTCCGTTCCCCGAAGAAACAAGAATTATTAAGTAGTTTTGCTGATCACGTGATTGCGAATGAGATTGGCGATGTACACTATCACAACCCAGATTTACCCGCGCGCAGTAATAGCGGCGCTATCTTGGATGCTGAACGTCAAGATTTAGAAAATATGATGCGTAGCCTGCTCGATCATCCAGAACTCATGAAAGACTGGATGGGCGAACACTTAAGTCAAAGCCGGCATGAGCTTGATCTTATCGCCGCAGAACCATTATGGGAAAACAGTGAAACACACCAATTCTTTATGGCAAACGAAACATTAAAACGCCTTGGTGGATTACGTGCTTTCTATTACCCTGAAACACCTCATATTGGCTATATCAATGGTGAAACCGTTGAGCTACCAGAAGAATGCAGCCAAGTTATTATCGCACTTTGTGATCAAGAAGCACTTGATGGTGACACGCTGGGAGCGATGCGTGAGCATCCTGCTGTTATCGATCTGCTGACTCAGCTGATCAATCAAGGTAGCTGGTATCCTGCCGAGTAA
- the norW gene encoding NADH:flavorubredoxin reductase NorW produces the protein MNDHIVIVGSGFAAYQLVKSLRKIDSTTAITVITADSGDDYAKPDLSHVFSRQQTASDLIKQAAAEFALTNAITLLNHTKVEVIDAQLKQVNISNASGSKALSYSQLVLATGAHAFVPPFAGNAADEVITLNSLAEYAENQDKIASAKSVLVLGAGLIGTEIAMDLSIAGKQVTLTDKATHIMPSLLPELLSASVYQTMVERGVTLKLGQTVESINRHHQQLIAKTSDDHNTEYDVIIAAMGLKSNITLAKQAGLTTQQGIVVDRYLQTSQPGIYALGDCAEMDGQVRAFLQPTMLSAMALAKTLAGNLTAVTLAPCLVKAKTPWFPLSLSGQTTRQDASWEITHSGNGYLAKAFDPETEQLLGFIASHDQQASAFPLLRQLQ, from the coding sequence ATGAATGATCATATTGTTATTGTGGGGAGCGGCTTTGCGGCTTACCAACTGGTTAAATCTTTACGCAAAATTGATTCAACCACGGCGATCACCGTCATCACAGCTGACAGTGGCGATGATTACGCAAAACCAGATCTCAGCCATGTATTTTCACGGCAGCAAACGGCCAGTGATTTAATCAAGCAAGCAGCAGCTGAATTTGCATTAACAAATGCAATTACTTTACTGAACCACACCAAAGTTGAAGTCATTGATGCACAGCTAAAACAGGTGAATATTAGTAATGCATCAGGTAGCAAAGCTTTATCTTATAGCCAATTAGTACTCGCTACTGGTGCACACGCTTTCGTGCCGCCCTTTGCAGGCAATGCTGCAGATGAAGTCATCACACTGAATAGTTTGGCGGAGTACGCTGAAAACCAAGACAAAATTGCTAGCGCGAAGTCAGTGTTAGTGCTTGGTGCCGGGCTTATCGGAACTGAAATTGCGATGGATTTATCAATCGCAGGTAAACAAGTTACCCTGACCGATAAAGCGACACATATTATGCCCAGCTTGCTACCTGAGCTACTAAGCGCATCGGTATACCAAACGATGGTAGAGCGCGGCGTGACACTCAAATTAGGTCAGACCGTGGAGAGTATCAATCGCCACCACCAGCAATTAATAGCTAAAACCAGTGATGATCATAATACTGAGTATGATGTCATCATTGCCGCGATGGGACTAAAATCTAATATCACCTTGGCGAAGCAAGCAGGACTAACAACACAGCAAGGGATTGTGGTTGATCGATATTTACAAACCTCACAGCCCGGTATCTATGCACTGGGTGATTGTGCGGAAATGGACGGCCAAGTACGAGCATTTTTACAACCGACCATGTTATCTGCGATGGCATTAGCCAAAACCTTAGCCGGTAATTTAACAGCTGTGACATTAGCGCCTTGTTTGGTCAAAGCCAAGACACCTTGGTTCCCACTATCACTTTCAGGCCAAACAACCCGTCAAGATGCGAGCTGGGAAATCACACATTCTGGTAATGGCTATCTTGCAAAAGCCTTTGACCCAGAGACAGAGCAACTGCTTGGCTTTATTGCTAGCCATGATCAGCAAGCCTCAGCATTTCCTTTACTAAGGCAACTGCAATAA